In one Spirosoma rigui genomic region, the following are encoded:
- a CDS encoding DUF2490 domain-containing protein — MLLRPPYVLLIFCLLLTTRLSAQTASQPTTTWGTWHIATLLLPGSETSRFGGFAEVQARANGVFRQYFYNELKGGVSYDIDKNVTAMLAGGRYSTADYRELSAGPLNIEKRLWEQLLFNQYLDRIKFEHRYRIEQRWFTFRNGQEEFRSRIRYRLNVFVPLNARKIGPNTTFLSVYDEVFLNPRGPAFERNRLYAGLGYQLDAHWVWQAGWVNQTNYNPASFAQGQFTPIASTGKNNLVLSVIYRLNQHKGSPAEKLPSQPD, encoded by the coding sequence ATGTTACTGCGACCCCCGTACGTCCTCCTGATCTTCTGTTTACTGCTAACGACACGCCTGTCAGCCCAGACCGCTTCCCAGCCCACCACAACCTGGGGAACCTGGCATATTGCTACCCTGCTGCTGCCCGGTAGCGAAACGAGCCGGTTCGGTGGGTTCGCCGAAGTACAGGCCCGCGCCAACGGCGTATTCAGACAGTATTTTTACAATGAGCTGAAGGGGGGCGTTAGCTATGACATCGATAAAAACGTAACCGCCATGCTGGCCGGCGGACGCTATTCAACGGCCGACTACCGGGAGCTGTCGGCGGGGCCGTTGAACATCGAAAAGCGCCTGTGGGAGCAACTTCTGTTCAATCAGTACCTCGACCGGATCAAGTTTGAACATCGCTACCGGATCGAGCAGCGCTGGTTCACCTTCCGGAACGGACAGGAAGAGTTTCGCAGCCGGATACGTTACCGGCTCAACGTATTCGTGCCGCTCAACGCCCGTAAAATTGGTCCTAACACGACCTTCCTGTCGGTCTACGACGAAGTATTCCTGAACCCACGCGGTCCCGCTTTCGAGCGAAACCGGTTGTATGCCGGGCTGGGCTACCAACTCGATGCACACTGGGTCTGGCAGGCTGGCTGGGTTAACCAGACGAACTACAACCCGGCCTCGTTTGCGCAGGGGCAGTTTACGCCCATTGCCTCTACCGGCAAGAACAACCTCGTTCTGTCGGTCATTTACCGGCTCAACCAGCACAAAGGCTCGCCGGCCGAGAAGCTGCCTTCGCAACCGGACTAA